The DNA segment CAGTTGTGATTGGTCAATAGTTCATAGTATTCTTCTTTGCTCCCCTGCTCCTCATCTGCCCCTCGGTGAACAATATTGCTGCAATGACGGGGGTAGTTTTTGACACATCTGCTGAAATGATTGGGGACTAAGTTGCCACCAAGCAAATAATCCTATACCTGTACCCCCTACTAGTAACGCCAATAATCCCCCAACCAATAATAAAGGTTGACGGCGTTTTGGTTGTTTAATTGGGGCTGGGCTGGGTTCATCTGGGAGTTCCAAATCCAGCAATGCTTGAGAACTTTCCGTCAAGATAGATTCTTCTGGGTATCTTTCCAGTTCTGCTATTTCTGGTTCTGGAATCTCTACCAGTGGTGGCGTTGGTGTGATTGGCACTAAATATTCTTTAGAAACACGGCAAAGAGTCAGCACAACAGAAGTATTATCATGGCCATTTTTCTCATTGGCTAGATTAATCCAATGGTGGGCAGCATCTTCAACAGTCATTTGACCAGTTAATACTGGTACAGCGTAATCTTGCCAAGAATTTTCTACCCAGTTGTTATCACTTAACCCATCGGAACATAATAATAAAATCCCATCTTCATCGATGATGAATCGCTTAATCGCCAACCGTAAAGATTCAGCATCTCTGTTTCCCAAGGCTTGAGTTAAAGCATTGGCATCTTGTCGTTGGAGTACCTGCCGATACAAACTCCGGGCAGAACGGACTTCCCTCGTGACGATATCATCGTCTACTGTAAGCTGTTGGCAATATTCACGAGTTATCCAATAAGCACGGCTATCACCCACATTAACCAAATAAAGCTCATGGGCATTATCTGATTGCCACTCAGATGTGGTTAATACTCGTTGCGGTACTTGTACTGCCATTACCAGCGTTGTGGCCATGCGTTCTCTACCTTGGCGCTTTTGTTCATCATTACGGGAACTGATGAGGTTGTTAGCCACACGCAGACTAGCTTCGAGTTGTTCCTGTAACAAAGTTGGTGGGACAATTTCTGGCTGAGTTGCTACTTCGGTGAATAAAGCACGAATTTGTAATTTTAGAGACTGCACTGCCAATTGACTGGCTACTTCGCCCCCTTGATGTCCGCCAATGCCATCACAAACGATCGCTAAATTTGGTACTAATAATTCATGGGAGTCAACAGCAGTATTGGGATAGCAAGTATCTTCATTTTGTTTGAGTTGGGGGCCTGCATCTGTCACCCCTGCCATGCTTAAAGTTAATGGCAATTCTCCGGCGGCTGCGAGTAATAAAGCATTAAGTTGAGTCGCAATAGTTTCTAACTCTACTTCTGAGTTAGCCATCTGCTGGATGATATTCTGCAACCTTGGAGTAACAGAAGTTGTTGTCAACTCTAGTAGAGGCTGCCAAGAATCGCTTAAATCTTTTAAATTAGGCTGTTCTGTAGGTATTGTGGCATTCAGGTCTAACAGTCGCACACACCAACCTTGGACGCGCAAATTGTCGGCTTTCAGCAGGTTTTGAGCTAGTCCTAACTCCAGTAATGGTGTCCACAATTGGAGAATCTGCCATAACCAGTAAACTTGTCTGACTGGTTTGGCTTTTTCCCAGGCATCGATGATAGTTGGATAAATATTCCCTTCTTCATCGATGGGGACATTTTCTAGTAATAAGATATTGTCTGCGCCTTCTGGTAGAGAGGTAACAAAACCATAGACTTGGGGGAGATGCGATCGCTCTGGATATAAGCGAAGATAAGGAATAACATCCGGCGGTAATTCTTGAGGTACTTCTGGTAATAATCCCGGCCGAGTGTCCAACCAAACCTGTTGTCCTATTACCTCATATCTATCTGATACTTTTGTACCTAGTGGGATCTCGGTTGCTAGTGAGCCTGTAGCCCAAAGATAACGGTGAACTAAAGGAGTTTGACAACTAGCGCAAACACGTTCTCCCGCAAAATTAATCGGGTTATCACAATTTTGATTTATGCAATAAATTATCCGTTCGATAGAAAGCATACAAGTATAAATTTTAAAAATAAATTAAGTGGTGAAGTTCGATTAACTTTAGCAGTCAAAGGCTTGAAGGACAGAATAGACTTGTTTTGTGTACCTGTGGCTACACATTGTTACTGATTTTAATCAAAATTGCTGGGAAAAAGGTAATGAGTAATGGGTAAGAGTTATGTTTGATTACCAATTACCAATCACCAATTACCAATCACCAAATCCAGATAACCAGCGACTAAGTTGGTTTGTGTGAATGTAGTGTCTAGGATGGCGCTATGCCAATATCTACCTTAATCTGGCTACTGGCTGGAGCAATTCTCTGCTTAACAGAATTGTTCTTACCATCGGCGTTTATCGCCTTCATGATGGGAATTAGCGCCTTAATGGTGGCGTTACTATCTCAATTGGGGTTAGCTTTATGGCTGCAAGTTGTGGCTTGGTTGTTTCTTTCTACCGTTTTGATTGCACTTTCCCGCCGATTTTTGCAACCACGACAACGTAGGTCAAAAATTCAAGATGCAATTACGGCGGAAACCTTAACAGAAATTCTCCCCGGACAAGCAGGACGAGTATTATACGAAGGAAATTCTTGGCGGGCAAAGTGCGACGACGAGCAAATCACTATCGCTGCTCACCAAAGGGTTTATGTAGTCAGGAGGGAAGGCACTACTTTAGTGGTGATGCCTGAAAATTTGCTGCATTTTAGTCACTAGTCATTAACTAGACTTACGCATGAAAATGAAAAATCAAGGGTTTGGATAAGGGTACAGGGGTTTAGGGGTGTAAATGTTTAAAACCCTTATACCCACTCTCAACAGACAGCCTGGGCGCGTAAGTCCTAATTAACAGTTGGTTATAACTTATACAGAAATATTTAGAGGTTGGCAATGGAACAGTTATTTTTATTGATTGCTTTAGCGCTCGGTGGTTCTGCCGTTGCGGGGTCTGTGAAGGTGATTAATCAAGGTAATGAAGTTTTAGTAGAAAGATTAGGTAGCTACCACAAAAAGCTAGGCCCAGGACTAAATCTTGTCCTTCCTTTTATAGATAAAGCCGTCTACAAAGAAACTATCCGCGAAAAGGTTTTAGATATTCCACCCCAAAAATGTATTACCCGCGACAACGTAGGAATTGAAGTAGACGCAGTGGTTTACTGGCGAATTGTCGATATGGAAAAGGCTTGGTACAAAGTAGAAAACCTCCACTCGGCAATGGTGAATATGGTGCTGACCCAAATTCGCTCGGAAATGGGACAGTTGGAGTTAGATCAAACCTTTACGGCTCGTTCCCAAATTAATGAACTTTTATTACGGGAATTGGATATTGCCACTGATCCTTGGGGTGTAAAAGTCACAAGGGTAGAACTGCGAGATATTATTCCTTCCCAAGCTGTGCGGGAATCGATGGAATTGCAAATGTCAGCCGAACGACGCAGACGAGCAGCAATTTTAAATTCAGAGGGTGAGAGGGAAGCGGCTGTCAATTCTGCCAGAGGTAAGGCCGAAGCCCAAATATTAGATGCGGAAGCCAGGCAAAAGTCGGTAATCTTACAAGCAGAGGCGGAACAAAAAGCGATCGTTCTCAAAGCTCAGGCTGAACGTCAGCAACAAGTTCTCAAAGCTCAGGCTATTGCCGAATCAGCAGAAATTCTTGCCCAGAAAATCAGTTCCAATGGTACTGCTGAACAAGCCCTAGAGGTGTTATTGGCTTTGGGTTATCTCGATATGGGCGCAACCATCGGTAAGAGCGATAGCAGTAAAGTCATGTTTATGGACCCCCGCGCTATTCCCGCTACTTTAGAGGGTATTCGCTCGATTGTTTCGGATAGTCAGTCGTCAGTGGTCAGTGGTCAGTAGTTTCGGCTATTGACTAAATTTCACTCGCGTGATTCATTTGGCACTTACCACACAAACCGAAAAACTCCAGAGTGTGGTAGAAAATCTTAAACTTATGGGCAGTTTGTAACTGTTCTTCTAAGTTGTGAACAGGGCATTGATGAATAGGAATAGATACACCGCATTGCAGGCACGTAAGATGGTGTTTATCTTGCTGCGCTAGGCTGTAGAGAGCTTCGCCATTAGGTAAAGTCCGTACCTGCACCAAGCCTTCTAGTTTTAAGGCTTCCAAGGAACGATAAACTGTTGCTAACCCCATACTCTGATTGCGATTACGGAGTTCTACATAAATATCCTGGGCAGAAATGCCTTGTTTAATGGTTTGCAACAGGTTTAAGATGCGCTCTTGACTGCGGGTGCGTATGGCTCTCATAGACTATTATTTAAATTTGCCACTGGATTAGAAGCTGTTCTACTGCCTAACTAATAAATTAACTTTAACGTCTCGATTAACTTATTTTTACTCAGTTGGAACAGAAAGTTATAGTATAGCGATCGCAGCTTTCAGAAAAACTCCGTGCAAACTAAGTATCTAGCCAAAATTTTCGTGACACTTCGTCCTTCAGTTTTAGACCCGGCCGGTGTGGCCGTACAATCTGGTCTCCTGCAAATGGGATACGATAACGTTGATCATGTACGGATTGGTAAGTACATTGAACTCAACATTACTACTTCTGATGAAGCAAAAGCGCGTCAAGACTTAAACCGCATTTGTGATCAAATGTTATCTAATCCAGTAATTGAAAATTATCGCTTTGATTTGATTGAAGTCGAAACCCAGACCGGAGTATTTTAGGGATCGGGCAATAAGTAAGAAAACAACAATAGCAACTGACAACCGACAACTGACCCTCCGGGTGACGCTCGTTCCTCGCTAACGCTGCGCTAACGCCAGTTACTCATGGGGGAAACCCCCAAGACCGTACTGGCTCACAACTAACAACTAACAACTGACTAATCATGAAATTTGGCGTTGTTGTATTTCCTGGTTCTAATTGCGATCGCGATGTTGCCTATGTCACTAGAGACTTGCTAGGACAGCCAACTCGCATGGTTTGGCATCAAGACACCGATATTGCTGATTTGGATGTGGTGATTATCCCTGGTGGATTTAGTTATGGTGACTATTTACGCTGTGGGGCGATCGCTCGGTTCTCTCCTGTGATGCAGCAGGTGGTGGAACACGCCCAAAAAGGTAAGTTGGTGCTGGGGATTTGTAACGGTTTTCAGGTATTAACTGAAGCCGGACTCTTACCTGGAGCCTTGGCGAGAAATCAAGATTTGCATTTTATTTGCGATCGCGTCCCTCTCACTGTTGAGAGTACCAATAGCCTTTGGACTCAAGCTTACAACCCTGGTGAAGTCATCACTCTCCCAATTGCCCACGGAGAAGGCAGATTTTATGCTGATGAGGCAACTTTATCTGAGATTGAAGATAATGGGCAGGTGCTTTTCCGTTATGCGGGTGAAAATCCCAATGGTTCCCTGAATAATATAGCCGGGATTTGCGATCGCCAAGGCAATGTTTTAGGCATGATGCCTCACCCAGAAAGGGCTTCTGACCCTGTGCTTGGTGGTAGCGATGGATTAAAGTTATTCCAAGGGTTGCTTGAGAAGGTGGTGGCGTTGGCATAATGTTGACCTTCGCACCCATCATAGTTAAACAAGATAGAGGCACAGTCAGGCTGTGCCTTTCTCAGTTTCTATTAAAGTGCTTATTGTAACTATATAATGTCAATTTCTAATGAAACTAAACAATTTATTCAATGGATACAATCTTTTGATTATCGTGTTTTAAAAAACAAAGATGATGTCGAGATAAATTTTATTGTACCTATGTTTCGTCATCTCTGTTATCCCAAGACATATTCGGCTGGTAACTATCCTTTAAATACTCAAAACATTGAAAAAAATCTAGAAAGTATTTATATATATTTCTCTACTGATGATGTTATTAAACAAAATGCTGAAACAGCTTTAATCATTGCTATATATTTAGAGCCAAATTCTAATAATTTTCCAGAAGCTATCGAACGCGCCAAGTTTTATAGTACTTATTTAAAACCTTTATACTTTTTAGTGACTAATGGCTATCATGTGAGGATTTTTAAATATTTTATCTACCACAAAGAAGAATTAATCTTTGACAAAAGTGTCGATTCTTTAAAAAACACCCATATAGCCACAGAATTCTATAATAACTTTAATTTTAATTTAGTTAAAAATATTGATAAAAACACAGCTAATATTTCTAAATATACACAATATAGCCTCATAGAAAAATCATTAAGACGGTACAATTTACAGGAAATTGTCGCTAATACTGACTTTAGAACCTCTACCTTTAGAGAAGGCGATCGCCTGACTGTTGTCAAGCCTAAAGTAGTTATAGAGTGTAACTTACCTAAAGCTTCTGGTGAAGGTAATTGTCAAATACAATTTAGCAGCGTTATCTTAAGAGGACTAAAGGTTAGCTTAAATCATCAATATATTTTAGGTAACCTCATGACAGGCTTAAATACCCGTCCAGAATGGGGTTGCCGGAGTTTTCTTAAACAATTAGATGATAACGCTTTTGAAGTTAATCTAGGTCAAACAACAGTTATATTATCTGACTTAGAAACAGCAGACTTATGTTTATGTATCGATATAGTTGCTCAAGAATATAAAAAAGCGATTATTGCTTTTGAAAATGCTTTAGAAACTTGGGATTTTGAATTTACAGATTTTTTAGGTGTGCGTGGAGTTAATCTGTTTTCTGTAGATGCAAAATTATGGCGATTAATGCACAACTTCGCCAATGAGTTTAACTATGTGCAAGGTAAATCAGAGTGGCATTTATTTCAACAGGAAGATATTTCCATTCGTGTTAGTCGTGGGATTCGGGATCATGCTTTTATTTTACCCAAACCTGTCAATTATTTATCTATATTACCAAACGGCATAATTAACATAGTTTATGAAATAAATGATGTGCATCTACAATCTTTGGAAAAAGGCGAAATGAATACATGGCAGCAAGATATCGGCCCACGGGGTACTTGGACAGCTAAATACACTCAACAATGGCTATTAAATCAATTTATTCCTAAAGTTATTGATTATTATTCGGCTAAATATCCGTTGTCTGAAGAGGAATTATTAAATAATATATTGAATACCGAAAATAACAGGATTTCTATTACAAAAATCAATGAAATTCAAGAGTTAATTCCTTATCTCCAAGATATACAATCTTGGCTAAATATATATATAGAAAATAGTTCGACTACATTATTGCGGGTATATTACAGGGCATTCACTAATTTAGTACGGAATACAGATTCATCAATAGAAGGGATGGATTATATTATCCGTAACTTATCTTTAATGGAAACTGATAATACAAAAGATAGAGTTAAAAGTAATTTCCAAAAATGGAGTTTTAAAGACGTAATTTATTATTTAGATGCTCAAGTGGGTAGAATTAATAATTATCAACATGAAAATAGTTTTAAAGCAGTTTTAATTACTCGCATTTTTATCTGGATTATCGAACATGGCAAAATAAGCTGCTCCCAAGCCCAGTTAAATGCTGCAAAGCAAGCCTTACTACCACTGTGGGAGCAAAGCCGCTTTGAAATGCGCCATGTTTATCCAAATCGTTAATTTTGTTCACCTCTAGAGAAAAGCATATTCCCTATGACCCGTTTCCCATAAATGCCCAAATTACGGCGTAGTTGGTTCGGAAATACTTAGGGTATTTTTGGGATTCTCTTTTTGTACTACGGATGCAGCTATTTCTGTGGTATCTGTTACTTCTATTGCATTATTTACACTAGAGGGACGTAAGGCAGTCAAAGCAGTCTTAATTATTACAGCAGTGGGAACGGCAACAATTACCCCTAAAAGTCCACCAACTCTAGCTCCTGTCAAAACAGATATTAATATCCAGACTGGATTCAAGCCAGTAAAATTGCCCAAGATACGGGGAGCGATTAAGTTTTCCAGAATTTGCTGGACAATTACAGCCGCAATCAAAACTCTGACTCCCATCGAGAAATCTTGCAATGCGACTAGTGAGGTAGTAAGTGCAATACCCACAGAACCACCAAATGGCACAAGCGCCATAATGCCAATGGTCAGCCCAAATAATAGCCCAAATGGCACCTTCAGCCATAAGAAGGCAGGAATGAGGGCTGATGCCATACAAGTAGATAAAATTAACTGGGTAATAAAGAAATTTTGAAAGCTCAAGCGTACTGTTTGGGAGAATGGAGCGCGGAACTTGCTAGGGAGCCATTCTACTAAGCTTTGCCAAAGTTCACCGCCATGCTGGAGAAGATAGAAAGTTAACACCATTGTCAACAGAAAATCTAGCAAACTGGTGAAGGTGACAACGGCCAGATTGAGGACTTGTCCGGCGATCGCCTGGAGTTGTCCTTTGACGCGATCATTAATCTGTACTACCAAAGCATCCAGGTTAATCGGTAAACCTACAGTCTCTGCTTTCTCGTTTAACATCATGAGCTGCGATCGCCCAGAATCAATTAACTCTGGGATACGTGCTACCAGTTGTTGAGCTTGGGTAAGCGCCAGAGGAAATAAAGTCACACCCAGAGCTAACAAAATTGATAGAGCCAATAAAAACACTAAAATAGCAACTTGCTCTCGCCTCGCGCCGCGATGCGCCATCCAACTAACAGGGTAGTTGAGCAGAAATGCTAAAACTGAAGCTCCGACTAAAATGACTATTAAGGAATGGAAGTAATCAAAAATTGCGGAAATTGCCCAACCATTGAGAACTAATAAAGGAGCGAACAGAGCGATCGCCCCAATTCTCGCTATTGGTGTTAGTGTTTGCCACCAGTTGAGTAGCTTGAGTGTCTGCATCTTGAGCCGATTGCGGGATAGAACTAAAAAATTCTGTATCTATAGCTTATTATCTCTAACTACATCATTGTCATTCATCCCTCTAGTTTAGGATTTGACGAAAAAACAATGGAAGACTTTCAATCAAATCAAAACATCACGGTGAGCGAGGAAGAGTCAACTATTCCTAAAACACAGCTTATTTTACATCTAATCCCTGTTATTGGCTTTTTTCCATCCCTCTGGACTGTTTATCGCTGTCAAGGTAGCCGGGAACAACTGGCGGTGAGTCGTCTGTCTATTACTCTGGCGTTTACTTGGTTGTTGGGGTATCTCTTGTTGGCTACTGGAGCAGCAACTGCGGAATTTTTCACCCTGCGCCTGTTAATTCTGAATGGCTTTTTTACATCTGGTTACTTCTTGGTAAGTATCTGGTTAATTTTGCGCTTATTCCAAGGTAAGTCCCATCGTTTACCAGGGTTGAGTCGCTTTGCAGAACAGGTGTTTAGCAAATATTTATCTTGAGTTTCTCAGATGATTAGGCAGCATTTTTACTTAATGGCTAACAAAATTACGCATAATTTTCTGATAGACCTAGTCAAAGGGAACGGACTATTGCCATACTGCTATAAATCAATTAGAAAATTGCCACAATGAGGAAAAATCCTGCTATAAGTGTTGTGGTTGAAAGCAAAATAAAATGTCAATGTAATTGATTAAAAGTTAGCTATTATGGGTTGATTTATCTGCATTATTTTAAGTCAGCAAATTTACTTAATTCATCAGTATAGTGTGAGGAAGTCTGTGACCATTCAAAGAACTTCAGCAGAAGGAAATCCATCGTCAAACGCCCCTAACTCCAGTGGCAAAAATTCGCGCAATACGAAACCGGGGCGTTGGCTATGGTTTTGGATGGGTATGGGTGGAATTGCGATGGTATCAGCAACAGCCGGAGCGCTATTAGCTGTTTCATTAACCAGTACACCATTGCAGCAAGCTCAACTCAGCCCCCAAGAAGAAGCAGTCTTTGATGGTGATGCCATCTCTGGTAGTGGATTACGTTTTTCTGAATTAACTCGGCCTGTGAATCTATTAGTCATGGGGATGAGCGTACTTCCACCAGATGTTCAAAATCCCCCTACTGAAACCCAAAATCTCCGCTACCTACCCCAGGTAAATTCCTTTGATGGTCTTGCTGATGTCATGCTCATGGTGAAGTTTGACCCAGAGACCAAAAAAATTGCTATGCTTTCCATTCCCAGAGATACCCGCACGCGTATAGAAGGGCATGGAGTCAGAAAAATTAATGCCGCTAACGTGGAGGGTGGGCCTGCTTTAACTGCCACAACTGTTAGTAATCTGTTGGGTGGTGTGGGTATTGATCGCTATATCCGCATTAACGTTTTGGGAGTTGGTAAACTCATTGATGCTTTGGGCGGAGTGACAGTTTATGTCCCCAAAGATATGAAATATCAAGATCATTCCCAACACTTATATATTAATTTAAAGGCAGGTAAACAGCATCTGAATGGCGACCAGGTACTACAATTACTCCGCTTTCGTCATGATGAACTAGGAGATATTGGCCGGATTCAACGCCAGCAAATGGTGATGCGTGCTTTAATGGATCAAGCTCTTAACCCTGTAACAGTAGCTCAGTTACCAAAAATTCTCAACGTAGTTAAAGATAATATCGACACCAACTTGACAGTTGAGGAATTGGTAGCGCTAGTGGGTTTTGGTGTGCGGACTAATCGCACCAATATGCAAATGTTAATGCTACCCGGACGTTTCAGCGAACCAAATGAGTATAATGCCAGCTATTGGATACCAAGTAAAAATGGTATCGCTAAACTTATGGCACAGCATTTTGGTTTGGAATCTCTATCAGAAAACCCGGTAAATGATCCAACGGCTGTACGAGTGGCAATTCAGGATAGCACAGGTAGCGATCGCTCTCAACTACGTCCTTTAATTAATGCCTTAGAAAAAGCCGGCTATCGTAACGTTTACGTGGCTAATGCTTGGACTGAACCCTTGGAAGTCACTAATATTATTGCCCAGCAAGGCGACGGCAACAGCGCTGAGTCCATTCGCAACGCCTTAGGTTTTGGCGAAGTGCGGGTAGAAAGCACTGGTAGTCTCAACTCAGATATTAGTATCCAAGTAGGCAAAGATTGGTTACAACAAAAATCTCTGTTAGAGGATTCTATTAAGTTCTAATATCCCGTCAGGTAGGACTTATACCAATTCAAAATACCCTTTGCTACGCTACGCTACCGCGTAGCTTGCTTCCCCGTAGGGTACAAAATTCAAAATCAAGACAGGACAAGCGTTTGGGGCTGTATTGAATTTTGAATTTTGAATTGATTCACAGCAATCCTAAAGCTTTGAGACTGCGCCGAGTAACTTCAATTCGGGCAGCAGCGTCATCATTGTTGCGTATATCAATATTGGTAGCAAAGAAATATACATTATTGTTTTGTTCCAGATATCCCACAAACCAGCCAATATTCGGGGTAACACTTGCCGCCCAGCCTGTCTTTCCTCGCAATACATAATTGGGGGTACGTTCGTAAATCATGATGTCTTGAACTAAATCCAAAGTACGTTGGGAAAAGGGTAACTCTTTGCGGTGCAGACGTTGTAGAAACTCAATCTGTTGTTTGGGTGTAATTTGCAAAGGCCCTTCTAGCCAAAATCTGTCAATTTGCTCAGGTGTGCCGATTTGAAGATTCCCATAGCCGACTTGCTTGATAAATTTCTCCATCCGTTCATGACCAATTTTTCGAGCCAGTACTTGGTAGAACCATACTGTCGAATTTCTGAATGCTTGGCGTATATTGGTGTCTTGATTCCATGTGGGGAACTGGCGCTGCATACCGTCCCAAGTCAAAATAGCCACATCATTGGAAATTACCCCAGTCTCTAAAGCTACCAGAGAATTAAAAATTTTAAAAGTCGAGGCAGGAAGGAACGATTGTGAGTTGCGAGCAGCGTTGTGTTCGTAAAATTTTTTGTTGTTGCGATCGTAAATTAGAATAGAACCTTTGATTCCCAGTTGATTAAATGAACGCCCAAGGTTAACATTCACCGGAATTGCAGGTGTCTGAATTTCCTGGGAGTGTCCAGGCATATCTCGAAAATTGCTAATTGTTAAAAATGGCACAAGGGTAGTCATAGCAACGATCATTGCTAGGGACATTCGTCGATTTCGAGACATAACGATCTTTCCTACAAAACTGATTTACAAACCAGTGATAATACAGCAATGGTGTTTGTAGTTCCAGAAATCTATTTCTCTGTTTGGTTGATTAGTCTGTGTGATTTTATAGTTGCTATCTGCTGGTTCACGTTCTGATCACCGTCGATTTATTGCAAAAAGTAATAAACACCCAAGATAAATGGGAATAATAAATTTGCGTAATTTGCTAGTTATCAGTTCAAGAGATGCTAAGTAGAACGACTTGAAAAAACCAACCTATGTTAAGTGATGTAAAAATACTAGGCTTCATTTCGTAGTAAGGACTTTACTCCTTTTCTGTTCGCGGAGCGTCTTGCAGAGAGAACTTTAGTTCTTACTACAAACATTTAATTATTTACACTGTTCTACTTAATAGACTTGTGCCGTTAGTATTCAACGACTCTGTTAAGAGCTAAAGCCTTTCTCTGCAAGACGCTGATGAGGATCTGGAGCGTCTCTCCCGCAGTTCAGAATGGTGATAGCTAATAAGTAACAGGAAAAGATGTATTTTCAATTGCCAATTAACCAGTCTTAAAAGCACATCTACATAACTCCAGATTAAACCTGACGACTTATTAAATAGCTTATGTATAATGAAACACTGAAGCAGCAAATAAATCTACTCCAGCAACAAAACGCTCAATTAAAGCAACAGTTGGCTGCAACTACCCAAGAATCTAGTGCAGTTATCGCCCGACTGGAACAGGAACTCAGTGAATCTAAAAACTTGTTGCTATTTTTTGATATTTCAGTGGATATACTCTGTATTGCTGACTTTAATGGCCATTTTCAGCGAGTGAATCAGGCTGGTGAAGATATTTTGGGTTATTCTCAAGCGGAGCTTTTATCTTTACCCTTCATGGAGCTAGTACATCCAGAAGATAGAGCCGCTACCTTGGCTGAAATGTCTAAGTTAAGTGAAGGAATTCGGGTTTTTCGGTTGGAAAATCGCTATCGCTGCAAAGATGGTTCCTATCGCTGGCTATCGTGGACTTTGGTTGGTCACGATAACTATATTTTGGCGATGGCTAGAGATGTGAGCGATAGTGTTGAGCTTCGCTCATGCAAACAAACTGAAGTCACGCTACGTCAACAAGAAGCCCAGTATCGGGGCATTTTTGAGACTGTGAATGATGGTATCGGCGTTATAGATTTGGATACTAGCAAGTTAGTTGCGGTGAATCCTGCTTTTTGTGAGATGCACGGCTATTCTCAATCTGAGTTTCTCAATCTCAACCCCACAGATTATATTCACGCCGAATCTTATGAGAAGTTTGGGGATTTTATCAAAACAGTGAAAGCTGGGCAGAAATATCATACCCAAGCTGTAGGTATTTGCAAAGACGGTACTAGCTTTGATATAGAAGTCACAGGAAAACTGCTTTACTACGATGGTAAGCCTCATGCCATTGCGGTAGTGAGGGATATTAGTGAGCGCGTAGAAGCAGAACGGGAAC comes from the Nostoc sp. PCC 7120 = FACHB-418 genome and includes:
- a CDS encoding NfeD family protein codes for the protein MPISTLIWLLAGAILCLTELFLPSAFIAFMMGISALMVALLSQLGLALWLQVVAWLFLSTVLIALSRRFLQPRQRRSKIQDAITAETLTEILPGQAGRVLYEGNSWRAKCDDEQITIAAHQRVYVVRREGTTLVVMPENLLHFSH
- a CDS encoding Fur family transcriptional regulator, coding for MRAIRTRSQERILNLLQTIKQGISAQDIYVELRNRNQSMGLATVYRSLEALKLEGLVQVRTLPNGEALYSLAQQDKHHLTCLQCGVSIPIHQCPVHNLEEQLQTAHKFKIFYHTLEFFGLCGKCQMNHASEI
- a CDS encoding AI-2E family transporter produces the protein MQTLKLLNWWQTLTPIARIGAIALFAPLLVLNGWAISAIFDYFHSLIVILVGASVLAFLLNYPVSWMAHRGARREQVAILVFLLALSILLALGVTLFPLALTQAQQLVARIPELIDSGRSQLMMLNEKAETVGLPINLDALVVQINDRVKGQLQAIAGQVLNLAVVTFTSLLDFLLTMVLTFYLLQHGGELWQSLVEWLPSKFRAPFSQTVRLSFQNFFITQLILSTCMASALIPAFLWLKVPFGLLFGLTIGIMALVPFGGSVGIALTTSLVALQDFSMGVRVLIAAVIVQQILENLIAPRILGNFTGLNPVWILISVLTGARVGGLLGVIVAVPTAVIIKTALTALRPSSVNNAIEVTDTTEIAASVVQKENPKNTLSISEPTTP
- a CDS encoding PP2C family protein-serine/threonine phosphatase, which codes for MLSIERIIYCINQNCDNPINFAGERVCASCQTPLVHRYLWATGSLATEIPLGTKVSDRYEVIGQQVWLDTRPGLLPEVPQELPPDVIPYLRLYPERSHLPQVYGFVTSLPEGADNILLLENVPIDEEGNIYPTIIDAWEKAKPVRQVYWLWQILQLWTPLLELGLAQNLLKADNLRVQGWCVRLLDLNATIPTEQPNLKDLSDSWQPLLELTTTSVTPRLQNIIQQMANSEVELETIATQLNALLLAAAGELPLTLSMAGVTDAGPQLKQNEDTCYPNTAVDSHELLVPNLAIVCDGIGGHQGGEVASQLAVQSLKLQIRALFTEVATQPEIVPPTLLQEQLEASLRVANNLISSRNDEQKRQGRERMATTLVMAVQVPQRVLTTSEWQSDNAHELYLVNVGDSRAYWITREYCQQLTVDDDIVTREVRSARSLYRQVLQRQDANALTQALGNRDAESLRLAIKRFIIDEDGILLLCSDGLSDNNWVENSWQDYAVPVLTGQMTVEDAAHHWINLANEKNGHDNTSVVLTLCRVSKEYLVPITPTPPLVEIPEPEIAELERYPEESILTESSQALLDLELPDEPSPAPIKQPKRRQPLLLVGGLLALLVGGTGIGLFAWWQLSPQSFQQMCQKLPPSLQQYCSPRGR
- the purS gene encoding phosphoribosylformylglycinamidine synthase subunit PurS, which codes for MQTKYLAKIFVTLRPSVLDPAGVAVQSGLLQMGYDNVDHVRIGKYIELNITTSDEAKARQDLNRICDQMLSNPVIENYRFDLIEVETQTGVF
- the purQ gene encoding phosphoribosylformylglycinamidine synthase subunit PurQ — encoded protein: MKFGVVVFPGSNCDRDVAYVTRDLLGQPTRMVWHQDTDIADLDVVIIPGGFSYGDYLRCGAIARFSPVMQQVVEHAQKGKLVLGICNGFQVLTEAGLLPGALARNQDLHFICDRVPLTVESTNSLWTQAYNPGEVITLPIAHGEGRFYADEATLSEIEDNGQVLFRYAGENPNGSLNNIAGICDRQGNVLGMMPHPERASDPVLGGSDGLKLFQGLLEKVVALA
- a CDS encoding SPFH domain-containing protein, with protein sequence MEQLFLLIALALGGSAVAGSVKVINQGNEVLVERLGSYHKKLGPGLNLVLPFIDKAVYKETIREKVLDIPPQKCITRDNVGIEVDAVVYWRIVDMEKAWYKVENLHSAMVNMVLTQIRSEMGQLELDQTFTARSQINELLLRELDIATDPWGVKVTRVELRDIIPSQAVRESMELQMSAERRRRAAILNSEGEREAAVNSARGKAEAQILDAEARQKSVILQAEAEQKAIVLKAQAERQQQVLKAQAIAESAEILAQKISSNGTAEQALEVLLALGYLDMGATIGKSDSSKVMFMDPRAIPATLEGIRSIVSDSQSSVVSGQ